Proteins encoded in a region of the Papio anubis isolate 15944 chromosome 14, Panubis1.0, whole genome shotgun sequence genome:
- the LOC116270372 gene encoding uncharacterized protein LOC116270372 gives MPSVPLLLKILEIQAQGVGIGGKRWHQLKGSNGFPFKWRGGCRRDTMKRILETPSSNPDASTFLQNKAPRSGPHLSLGAECSERAWLSGEKRQEYERATESALREQIVGGRLRSRCCCGARSRDPACCARDPGPRKDISLCLPPRPGEGVARPVLAPPAPSCNGSDAGSRPRTGSGGAD, from the coding sequence ATGCCTTCAGTTCCTCTTCTgctgaaaatattagaaatacaaGCCCAAGGTGTGGGGATCGGGGGCAAGCGGTGGCACCAACTAAAAGGAAGCAATGGATTTCCTTTTAAATGGAGAGGAGGATGTCGGAGAGATACCATGAAACGAATTCTCGAAACTCCAAGCAGCAATCCCGATGCAAGCACATTCCTCCAAAACAAAGCTCCTCGTTCAGGGCCACATCTTAGCCTGGGGGCCGAATGCTCAGAGCGTGCCTGGCTTTCTGGGGAAAAGCGCCAGGAGTATGAACGAGCTACGGAGTCGGCGCTGCGGGAGCAGATTGTGGGGGGACGGCTTCGGAGCCGCTGCTGTTGCGGGGCGCGCAGCCGAGACCCAGCGTGCTGCGCCCGGGACCCCGGGCCGCGGAAGGATATTTCACTTTGTTTACCTCCCCGGCCGGGTGAGGGAGTTGCGAGGCCGGTGCTGGCGCCCCCGGCACCGAGCTGCAATGGCAGCGACGCGGGGAGCCGCCCGAGGACTGGCAGCGGCGGGGCTGATTGA